In one Nocardia tengchongensis genomic region, the following are encoded:
- a CDS encoding BTAD domain-containing putative transcriptional regulator, with product MVRIRVLGALTASGERGELDLGGPRQRGVLARLLVAGGEVVPVDRLIDDLWRGEPPPRALGSLQAYVSNLRRLLEPDRAPRTPATVLISRAPGYALRLDTAEVDAWAFGADLDAAARLDDPRARRRALEQALAAWQGPAYGAFAQESWANAEATRLEELRLGAREQLAAALLEQDEPALAAAAAEVLCREHPLREEAWRLTALARYRAGRQADALAALRQAREVLADELGIDPGPALARLEADILAQRIPVQERVIAVPAPPRDQVPGPASPEFLGRATELAALHAAAAAPGPRTATVVGEAGSGKSSLLRRLRDDLRDAGYRVVLGHCPEDEAAPSAWPWVEILRALAADRDPAELAPALAPLLTDAAGAPEADRAHGRFLLHRAVCDYLTAVAAEGPLAILFDDVHRCDAETAALLAAVTARAPVFVVIGYRPDEAPPALTTALAGLATTIRTRIQLRGLEIKDSARLVAALTGSTPADSVLATLHERTGGNPFYLTEIARLLRSEGELVAASEVPEGVRDVLRRRLSRLPETDVALLRLAAVIGREFDLAVLLRAAEVGEEDVLNAVEAGSVAGLLDEPASGRARFTHVLVRDTLLGDLSRIRRDRWHRRIGAALEEIAPDDLTALAHHFGESVTPETARRAARYAVAAAERAERRFAYDIAAAGYERAVAALERLPRGETVDERVALLGKAGHDHLSAGSTLAARAVRDRAVRLAEDADRPDLVVRAFTAWDAPTPWMNRQYGVVEHPIVARLENALRFPGLSPADRCRLLVALVDEIGGEAGEQARPAAAEAERIARELGDDTLLAPALQARSSLYDTPDRGALGAELIEVGRRTGDHRYQLLGHTIALQAAASAGDLAAARAHLEATTVPADRYQWRQAQLANAMARGLLALASGDPDDAERHYLRAGELLTGTGIINADGIVLMAIFTVHLGRGRLAELAPVFTTFIDQADAVSLDAVVDFHVLVLLAAGDRAAAESTWRRAQPVRHDLFRSFFLTLRGMVVAELGTPHEAATVYTELLAYRGRLGGADTGAYVVGPVDIVLGDLAARRGETVLAAEHHRVALDIAQGCGNPTWITAARARLRD from the coding sequence ATGGTTCGGATTCGGGTACTCGGGGCGCTGACCGCGTCCGGTGAGCGCGGTGAACTCGATCTCGGCGGGCCGCGGCAACGCGGTGTGCTGGCGCGGCTGCTGGTCGCCGGGGGCGAGGTGGTGCCGGTCGATCGGCTGATCGATGACCTGTGGCGCGGTGAGCCGCCGCCCCGGGCGCTGGGTTCGCTGCAGGCCTACGTCTCCAATCTGCGGCGGCTGCTGGAACCGGATCGCGCGCCGCGCACACCGGCGACGGTGCTGATCAGCCGCGCTCCCGGGTACGCGCTGCGACTCGACACCGCCGAGGTGGACGCGTGGGCGTTCGGCGCCGACCTGGACGCGGCTGCGCGACTGGACGATCCACGCGCCCGGCGACGCGCGCTCGAACAGGCGCTGGCCGCCTGGCAGGGTCCGGCATACGGGGCGTTCGCGCAGGAGTCCTGGGCGAACGCGGAGGCCACGCGACTCGAGGAGCTGCGGTTGGGCGCGCGCGAACAGCTCGCCGCGGCGCTGCTCGAGCAGGACGAACCGGCCCTGGCGGCGGCCGCGGCCGAGGTGCTGTGCCGCGAGCATCCGTTGCGGGAGGAGGCGTGGCGGCTCACCGCGCTTGCGCGCTATCGCGCGGGCCGTCAAGCCGACGCGCTCGCGGCGCTGCGGCAGGCCCGCGAGGTGCTCGCCGACGAGTTGGGCATCGATCCGGGACCGGCCCTGGCGAGGCTCGAAGCCGACATCCTCGCCCAGCGAATCCCGGTGCAGGAGCGGGTGATCGCCGTCCCCGCGCCGCCACGTGATCAGGTTCCGGGTCCGGCGTCCCCCGAGTTCCTCGGCCGCGCAACCGAACTCGCCGCCCTGCACGCGGCTGCCGCGGCTCCCGGTCCCCGGACCGCGACCGTGGTGGGTGAGGCGGGCAGCGGCAAGTCCTCGCTGCTGCGCCGCCTGCGTGACGACCTGCGGGACGCGGGCTATCGCGTGGTGCTGGGTCATTGCCCCGAGGACGAGGCCGCACCCTCGGCGTGGCCGTGGGTCGAGATCCTGCGGGCCCTGGCCGCCGACCGCGACCCCGCCGAGCTCGCGCCCGCGCTCGCTCCCCTGCTTACCGACGCTGCGGGCGCACCCGAGGCCGACCGCGCACACGGCCGGTTCCTGCTGCACCGGGCGGTGTGCGACTACCTCACCGCCGTGGCGGCCGAGGGGCCGCTGGCGATTCTGTTCGACGATGTCCATCGCTGTGATGCCGAGACCGCCGCCTTGCTCGCCGCGGTGACCGCCCGGGCACCGGTGTTCGTCGTGATCGGCTACCGCCCCGACGAGGCGCCGCCCGCGCTGACCACTGCCCTGGCCGGTCTCGCGACCACGATCCGTACGCGAATCCAGTTGCGCGGCTTGGAAATCAAGGACAGTGCCCGGCTCGTCGCCGCGCTGACCGGGAGCACCCCGGCAGACTCGGTGCTCGCGACCCTGCACGAACGGACCGGCGGCAACCCGTTCTATCTCACCGAGATCGCCCGGCTGCTGCGCAGCGAGGGCGAGCTGGTCGCCGCGTCCGAGGTCCCCGAGGGGGTGCGAGATGTGTTGCGCCGCAGATTGTCCCGCTTGCCGGAGACCGACGTGGCGCTGCTGCGACTGGCGGCGGTGATCGGCCGCGAGTTCGATCTCGCGGTGCTGCTGCGGGCCGCGGAGGTGGGTGAGGAGGACGTGCTCAACGCGGTGGAGGCGGGCAGTGTCGCCGGACTGCTCGACGAACCCGCCAGCGGCCGTGCTCGTTTCACCCATGTCCTGGTCCGCGACACCTTGCTCGGGGATCTGTCGCGGATTCGCCGCGACCGCTGGCATCGCCGGATCGGGGCCGCCCTCGAGGAGATCGCCCCGGACGATCTGACCGCCCTGGCCCACCACTTCGGCGAGTCGGTGACCCCGGAGACCGCGCGGCGGGCCGCCCGCTACGCGGTGGCCGCGGCCGAACGAGCCGAGCGGCGCTTCGCCTACGACATCGCCGCGGCCGGTTACGAACGCGCGGTCGCCGCGCTGGAGCGACTCCCCCGCGGCGAGACCGTCGACGAACGAGTCGCGTTGCTGGGCAAGGCCGGTCATGATCATCTGTCCGCCGGGTCCACGCTCGCCGCCCGCGCCGTCCGCGACCGCGCGGTGCGGCTGGCCGAGGATGCCGATCGCCCGGATCTGGTGGTGCGGGCCTTCACCGCCTGGGACGCGCCGACCCCGTGGATGAACCGGCAGTACGGCGTGGTCGAGCATCCGATCGTCGCCCGCTTGGAGAACGCGCTGCGTTTTCCGGGCCTGTCCCCGGCCGACCGCTGCCGTTTGCTGGTGGCGCTGGTCGACGAGATCGGCGGCGAGGCAGGCGAACAGGCGCGCCCGGCGGCGGCCGAGGCCGAGCGGATCGCCCGCGAACTGGGCGACGACACCTTGCTGGCACCGGCGCTGCAGGCCCGGTCCTCGCTCTATGACACCCCGGATCGCGGCGCGCTGGGCGCCGAGCTGATCGAGGTCGGCCGGCGCACCGGCGATCACAGGTATCAGCTGCTGGGCCACACCATCGCGCTGCAGGCCGCCGCCTCCGCCGGGGACCTGGCCGCGGCCCGCGCGCATCTCGAGGCGACCACGGTCCCGGCCGACCGCTATCAGTGGCGGCAAGCCCAGCTGGCCAACGCGATGGCGCGCGGGCTGCTGGCGCTCGCCTCCGGTGACCCCGACGACGCCGAGCGCCATTACCTGCGCGCCGGTGAATTGCTCACCGGCACAGGCATTATCAATGCCGACGGCATCGTGCTGATGGCCATCTTCACGGTCCATCTGGGCCGCGGGCGCCTGGCCGAGCTGGCGCCGGTGTTCACCACGTTCATCGACCAGGCCGACGCGGTGTCGTTGGACGCGGTTGTCGACTTCCACGTGCTGGTCCTGCTCGCCGCCGGTGACCGTGCCGCCGCCGAATCGACCTGGCGCCGAGCGCAACCGGTCCGGCACGACCTGTTCCGCTCGTTCTTCCTCACCCTGCGCGGCATGGTGGTCGCGGAGTTGGGCACACCGCACGAGGCCGCGACGGTCTATACCGAACTGCTGGCCTACCGAGGTCGTCTGGGCGGCGCCGACACCGGCGCGTATGTCGTCGGTCCCGTCGATATCGTGCTCGGCGATCTGGCGGCCCGGCGTGGCGAGACCGTTCTCGCCGCCGAGCACCATCGCGTCGCGTTGGATATCGCGCAAGGTTGCGGAAACCCCACGTGGATCACCGCCGCCCGGGCGCGCCTGCGCGACTGA
- a CDS encoding hemerythrin domain-containing protein — MRTDTAHARPDTYDMVVVHNAFRRHFRALPALVAGVAAGDVERARLLSGFLEELNTGLHSHHTGEDELMWPLLLERAPAASALILRLEEQHERIAELSTRALRDAAEFATAAEPAARDRFAAAAAALAAALDEHLAEEETHILSVVQDVMTVPEWRALGERGRAHMPKDRQLVFLGFLLHAASAPDRHKVLAELPLLARLAWRLLGRRTFDREYRQVYGTEPNW; from the coding sequence ATGCGCACCGACACCGCCCACGCCCGCCCCGACACCTACGACATGGTGGTCGTGCACAACGCCTTTCGCCGGCACTTCCGCGCCCTGCCCGCCCTGGTGGCCGGGGTCGCCGCGGGCGACGTCGAGCGTGCCCGCCTGCTCAGCGGCTTCCTGGAGGAATTGAACACCGGGCTGCACAGCCATCACACCGGGGAGGACGAGCTGATGTGGCCGCTGCTGCTCGAACGCGCCCCGGCGGCCTCGGCCCTGATCCTGCGTCTCGAGGAGCAGCACGAGCGCATCGCCGAACTGTCGACGCGCGCGCTGCGCGACGCGGCCGAGTTCGCCACGGCGGCCGAGCCCGCGGCGCGCGACCGGTTCGCCGCCGCCGCGGCCGCGCTCGCGGCTGCCCTCGACGAGCATCTGGCCGAGGAGGAGACGCACATCCTGTCGGTCGTGCAGGACGTCATGACGGTGCCGGAGTGGCGGGCGCTCGGCGAACGCGGGCGCGCGCACATGCCCAAGGATCGCCAATTGGTCTTCCTCGGCTTCCTTCTGCACGCGGCCTCGGCGCCCGATCGGCACAAGGTGCTCGCCGAGCTCCCGCTGCTCGCGCGCCTGGCGTGGCGACTGCTCGGCCGCCGCACCTTCGACCGGGAATATCGCCAGGTCTACGGCACCGAACCGAACTGGTGA
- a CDS encoding nitroreductase/quinone reductase family protein: protein MPDIRRTANELFLKTSTTMHRRLLDITAGRLGTRFKNMPTLTLTTTGRRTGRQHTVVLTVPVVDGPRYLIVASRAGDTISPAWYHNLSADPSVEVSFQHGPSQPMTARVLPATEREARWPQVVQAYPGYADYQKRTARVIPLVELAPRTDY, encoded by the coding sequence GTGCCCGACATCCGCCGCACCGCCAACGAACTGTTCCTGAAGACCTCGACCACGATGCACCGCCGCCTGCTCGACATCACCGCGGGCCGCCTGGGCACCCGCTTCAAGAACATGCCCACCCTGACCCTCACCACCACCGGCCGCCGCACCGGCCGACAGCACACCGTCGTCCTGACCGTCCCGGTCGTGGACGGCCCCCGCTACCTGATCGTGGCCTCGCGCGCCGGCGACACCATCTCCCCCGCCTGGTACCACAACCTCTCCGCCGACCCGTCGGTGGAAGTGTCCTTCCAGCACGGCCCTTCACAACCCATGACCGCCCGTGTTCTCCCCGCCACTGAGCGCGAGGCCCGCTGGCCCCAAGTCGTCCAGGCCTACCCCGGTTACGCGGACTACCAGAAGCGCACGGCCCGAGTGATTCCCCTGGTCGAGCTGGCCCCGCGCACCGATTACTGA
- a CDS encoding cytochrome P450, producing MSAPSIPPGFDFTDPDLLASRLPVEEFAALRKQAAPFWVPQADGLTGFDDGGYWAISQMDDIKEISKNPEQFSSEENTAVIRFYGDIAREEIEVQRYLLLNMDPPKHTKLRRIISKGFTPRAIESLRNALRERAEKIVHEAKKNGSGNFVEQVACELPLQAIAELIGIPQEDRGKIFDWSNQMIGYDDPEFNGDHKVATAEVMGYTYNLAEQRRACPMDDIASTLLHADLDGESMASDEFAWFMILLSVAGNETTRNATTHGMKAFVDNPDQWEIYKEQRPRTAPDEIVRWATPVIAFQRTATEDLELSGASIKKGQRIGMFYSAANFDENHFEDPYKFNVLRNPNPHVGFGGTGTHYCVGANLARLQLDLIFNAIADVMPNIRQLSEPVRLRSSWLNGIKSWEVAYE from the coding sequence GTGTCCGCGCCGTCCATTCCCCCCGGTTTCGACTTCACCGATCCCGACCTGCTGGCCTCGCGCCTGCCCGTCGAGGAATTCGCCGCTCTTCGCAAGCAGGCCGCTCCGTTCTGGGTGCCGCAGGCCGATGGCCTGACCGGCTTCGACGACGGCGGCTACTGGGCCATCTCCCAGATGGATGACATCAAGGAGATCTCCAAGAACCCCGAGCAGTTCTCCTCCGAGGAGAACACCGCGGTCATCCGCTTCTACGGCGACATCGCCCGCGAAGAGATCGAGGTGCAGCGTTACCTGCTGCTGAACATGGATCCGCCCAAGCACACCAAGCTGCGCCGCATCATCTCCAAGGGCTTCACCCCGCGTGCCATCGAGTCGCTGCGCAACGCCCTGCGCGAGCGCGCCGAGAAGATCGTGCACGAGGCCAAGAAGAACGGCTCCGGCAACTTCGTCGAGCAGGTCGCCTGCGAGCTGCCGCTGCAGGCCATCGCCGAGCTGATCGGCATCCCGCAGGAAGACCGCGGCAAGATCTTCGACTGGTCGAACCAGATGATCGGCTACGACGACCCCGAATTCAACGGTGACCACAAGGTCGCCACCGCCGAGGTCATGGGCTACACCTACAACCTCGCCGAGCAGCGTCGCGCCTGCCCGATGGACGACATCGCCTCCACCCTGCTGCACGCCGACCTCGACGGCGAGTCGATGGCCTCGGACGAGTTCGCCTGGTTCATGATCCTGCTCTCGGTGGCCGGCAACGAGACCACCCGCAACGCCACCACGCACGGCATGAAGGCGTTCGTGGACAACCCGGATCAGTGGGAGATCTACAAGGAGCAGCGTCCGCGCACCGCTCCCGACGAGATCGTCCGCTGGGCCACCCCGGTCATCGCCTTCCAGCGCACCGCCACCGAGGACCTCGAGCTCTCCGGCGCCTCGATCAAGAAGGGGCAGCGCATCGGAATGTTCTACAGCGCGGCCAACTTCGACGAGAACCACTTCGAGGACCCGTACAAGTTCAACGTGCTGCGCAACCCGAACCCGCACGTCGGCTTCGGCGGCACCGGTACCCACTACTGCGTCGGCGCCAACCTGGCCCGCCTGCAGCTGGACCTGATCTTCAACGCGATCGCCGACGTGATGCCCAACATCCGTCAGCTCTCCGAGCCGGTCCGCCTGCGTTCGAGCTGGCTCAACGGCATCAAGAGCTGGGAAGTCGCCTACGAGTGA